ATGGACTTCCCCGGCGTCTACGTCTTCGGCTCCAACGACTACTACGGCCCGGCCCGCAAGAGCCCCACCCGCTACCTCAAGGCCCTGCGCAGCGGCGTCCACGGCCTCAACAACCCCGACGGCAGCGGCCGCCGCGGCATCAGCGGCGCCGTCCACAACCCCTGGCAGAAGCTCCGCGACGGCTTCGACCAGGCCGGCTGGCTCAACCTCAACAACGCCCGGGGCCGCCTCACCGTCGCCGGCCTCGACATCGAGTTCACCGGCCTCGACGACCCGCACATCCGCCACGACGACTACGCCGCCGTCGCCGGCGGCCCCTCCCCCGACGCCGACCTCTCCCTCGCCGTCGTCCACGCCCCCTACCTCCGCACCCTCGACGCCTTCACCGCCGACGGCTACCCCCTGATCCTGGCCGGCCACACCCACGGCGGCCAGCTCTGCATCCCCTTCTACGGCGCCCTGGTCACCAACTGCGACCTCGACACCGACCGCGTCAAGGGCCTCTCCACCCACACCACCCCCCAGCACCGCTCCTACCTCCACGTCTCCGCCGGCTGCGGCACCAACCGCTACACCCCCGTCCGCTTCGCCTGCCCCCCCGAAGCCACCCTCCTCACCCTCACCCCCGCCCCGCGCTGACCAGCCCGAAACCGGATTTCGTCTCTGGCCCCACCTCCTGTAGAGTTCTACTCGTTGCGCCGGACACGGAAGGCAACAAAGCAGGACCGGGGTATAGCGCAGCTTGGTAGCGCGCTTCGTTCGGGACGAAGAGGCCGTGGGTTCAAATCCCGCTACCCCGACTTCGTAAGTGCAGGTCAGGGCCGGTGTTCCTCAGGGAACACCGGCCCTGCTTGTCTCTCCCGGTCCTCTTGGGAGAATCCTGGGAGAAAACCGCCGGAGAACCCCCTCCCGGGCCTACCCCTGAGGTTCCTTCAGCAGGGCGTCGAGCACCGCCACGGGCGAGCCCGGCGCCATCCGCCGGCGGGTGTCGAGGGCGGCGGTCCACATCCGGGTGTGAAGTTCCACCCTGCGGTTGGACACCTGGAGACTGGGACGTGTGAGCCCGGAGGAAGCAGTTTCAGGTGGGAAGCAACAGCAACATGAGTAAGCGGTACACGGCGGAGTTCAAGAGGGACGCGGTCGCGCTCGTCCGGTCTTCTCCGCACCGGAACGTCACCGAAATCGCCCGGGAGCTCGGGGTCGGCCCGGAGGGGCTGCGAGGCTGGGTCAAGCAGGACCGCACCGACCGAGGTGAGGGCCGGCCCGGCGACCTGACCAGCCCCGAGCGCGAGGAGCTCACCCGGCTTCGCCGGCAGAACCTCGAGCAGCAGAAGACGATCGAGATCCTTCGCAAGGCAGCCGCCTATTTCGCGGCCGAGACGAATCGGTGACCCGCTTCCGTTTCGTTGAGGATCACCACGGCGCCTTCGGCGTCAAGCGGATCTGCCGAGCGCTGGGGATCGCCCGCTTCTCCTTCTACGCCTGCCGCGCCGGCGAACAGGACCGGCGTGCCCGCGAACGGGCCGAGGACCTCCTCGCCGCCGAGATCACGGTGATACACCTGGCCTCCCGGGGCGCCTACGGCGTCCCGCGCGTTCACGCGGAACTCCGCCGCCAGGGCCGGGCGGTGAACCGGAAGAAGGTGGAGCGGATCATGCGCGAACGTGGGATCGCAGGTGTCACCCGCCGCCGGTGCCGCAGTCTGACCCGCCAGGCCCGCAAGCCGGTGTTCGCCCCGGACCTGATCGGGCGCGACTTCACCGCTCCCCGCCCCGGGATGCGGCTGGTCGGCGACATGACCTTCCTGCCGACCGAGGAGGGCCGGCTCTACCTGGCCACCTGCATCGACCTGGCCACCCGCGAGGTCGTCGGCCACGCGATGGCCGACCACCACCGCGCCGAACTGCCGGCGGCCGCACTGCGGATGGCCGCCGGCCGCGGCACTCTGGAGCGGGGGTGCATTTTTCACACCGACCGCGGCAGCGAATATACGTCGAGTGAATTCCGGAGTGAGATAAGCAAGTTGGACATGAGGCAGTCGATGGGGCGAGTCGGCTCCTGTTACGGTAACGCCGCCGCCGAAAGCTTCTTCGCCGTATTGAAGGAGGAGATCGGCACTCGGGTTTGGCCGGACCGCGCCACAGCCCGGGCGGAGGTTTTCGCGTTCGTCGAGATCTTCTACAACCGCAGGCGCCTACGCAAACACCCTGAGTGGGGTTACCTCACGCCAATTGAGATCCGCCAGCGGCACCGGCAAGGTCACACCCTCGCGGCGTAGACGGAGAGTGTCCAGCTGCAGGGTGGAACTTCACAGTCAAACTTGCTCCAGCAGTTGGTCAGAACACTGCCTTATTAGATCACTGATGAGCACCATCTGGCCATAGTCTGCCAATCCAACCTCCCGGCATGACAGCCTCCGCCATCAAGCCCTAAGAAGTACTCAACTGCTCTAACACTTCTTAGGAGCCATCGTGACAATCGCTGACGAGATGAACACGCTGCGGCTGCGCAGGCTAAAGATCATGGACGACCACCACCGGGCCCAAGAGAAGCTTCGGCGGAAGATGCTCGACCTGCTCCAACAAGTCGACGACGAGATTCGGGAAGTCGGCGATCGTAGCCCCAGCCTTCCATGCCTCGTTCGAGGTACTCCCGGCCCGAGCCTGACCGTATACCACTCAGCCGATGCCCCATGCGGTCGCGTACATGACCGCCGGAACTTCTGGGAAATGCCTGAGGTCGACGCGATGGATGCCTCTCCTCACACCTACCTGGAACGCTGCACTGCTTGCTCCTGGCATCATGCCGCGTCCATCCACGGTAAGCGCCTGTTGAACGCGTAGGCGGAGAGCCCTCGACCTTGTCCTCGGCGGCCCACCATGCCAGAGGAGCCTTATGCCGCATTCAAGCCAATCACGCCCAGTGATGCGTCGGCCGATATGCCCTGATTAATCAGCATTTCTGACATGTTCTCAGAGAACATGTTGCACGTCGAGCCGTCACGTTGCGTTTCTGAGTATAGAAATTCACTCATCTGAGAGTCATCACTCGTGCTCAGCGGCTGCACTCTCCGCTGCTACGGTCCGATGACGAAATAAAGATGCCCGCCGATACCGCGGAGGCTGCGAACCATGTGCGGTACGGCGGGCAATGGACACCTCGTTGGAGGCATCACAGTGAGTCTGACTGAAACCACGCGCCCCCTGTCAACCCGAGCCCCTGGTATTTGGCCAGTGGCCGTGGTCGTCATCGTGGTGGTGCTCAAGGCGCCGACCGATCTCCTCCCTGCTGCACTCTCGGCTTTGGCTGGCATCGTGGCTCTGCTCAGCGAGCCGCGCCTGACAGCAGCGGAAGGCATGGGCCTCACGAGGAACCGCGCAAGGCCGAGTGTCTAACTGCGCTACAACAGCCCCGTACTTTGGCGGACAGCCACGAACGTTCCGGGACTGTGTGCGCAGGTCAGCAACCCCCTGACCCCTGGTCGGGTTGGCACCCGGGTTGCTTCGGGATGAAGAGGTCGCGGGTTCGGATCCCGCTATCCCGACTTCGTGGCAGCAGTTGGGGCCGGTGACTCGTGGGGGTCACTGGCCCCGGCTGTTTTGCGTGGTCGGGTGGGGCGCCGGGGTGGGTGGTGGGTGGGGTTGTCCACAGGGTGTGGATGGGGGGGTGGGTGAGGGGGTGGTGGGGTGGGGTGTTGGGCTGTTCCGGTGAGGGGGGTGGGGGTGGTGACGGGTTTTCGGATGCGGGGTGGGGGTGGGGGCCGGAGGGTGGAGGGGCGGGCTCCGGTGGGCGGGGCCGCTTCGAGGAGGCGGTGGATGAGCGCGGCGGATGTGCCGAGTCCGGACGGGGCGACGGCGGCGGTTGCGGCGAAGCGGGTGAAGGCGGTGGCGACGCCCAGGATGACCTGGGTGACGCTGGCGCTGATGACGACCAGTTCGGTGGCGAGCCTGCGGTCCTCGCCGACGATGGCGGTGTACGGGCTGGCCTGCGTGTTCCTGTACGTGGTGCCGGCCATCGTGTTCCTGCTGCCGACGGCGCTGGTCTCCGCGGAGCTGGCCTCGGGGTGGGAGGGCGGCGTGTACAACTGGGTGGCCCAGGGGCTGTCGAAGCCGCTGGGGTTCCTGGCCGTGTGGTGCCAGTTCGCGATGACGATCTTCTACTACCCGAGCCTGCTGGCGTACGTGGCGAGCACGATCGCGTACGTGGTGGACCCGAGCCTGGCCAGCAACGGCCTCTACACGGCGATCGTGATCATGGTGTTGTACTGGACCGGCGTCTGGGTCTCCTCGCGCGGGACGGGCGCGGTGGCGGGCCTGGCGTCCTGGGGCCTGATCATCGGGACGCTGATCCCGGGCGCGCTGCTGGTGGTGCTGGGCTTCGTGTTCCTGGGGCAGGGCAACCCGTCGGCAGCGCCGATGTCGGCGGACCACCTGCTGCCGGCCTGGACGGGCCTGGCGAGCCTGGTGCTGATCGTCAACAACTTCCTGAGCTACTCGGGCATGGAGATGAACGCGGTGCACGTCTCCTCGCTGAAGAACCCGGGCCGGGAGTTCCCGCGCTCGATGTTCCTGGCGGTCGGGATGGTGCTGCTGATCTTCATCCTCCCGGCGCTGGCGATCAGCTGGGTGGTGCCGGCCGACCAGCTGTCGCTGACGGCGGGCGTGATGCAGGCCTTCGACGCGTTCTTCCAGTACTTCCACATCGGCTGGCTGACGCCGCTGATCGCGGTGGGCCTGGTCGCGGCCTCGCTGGGCGGCATGCTGACCTGGCTGGCCGGCCCGTCCAAGGGCCTGCTGATGATCTCCCGGCAGGAGGGCTACCTGCCGCCGTCGCTGCAGAAGCTGAACAGCCACGGGGTGCAGCAGAACATCCTGGTCGCGCAGGGCGTGGTAACCACGGCCATCGCGCTGATGTACGCGTTCATCCCGAACGTCTCCAGCGTGTACTGGATCTTCTCGGTGATCACCACGCAGGTGTACCTGATCGTCTACCTGCTGATGTTCCTGGCGGCGATCCGGCTGCGGAGGCTCCAGCCGGACCACCCGCGCGGCTACCGCGCCCCGGCGCTGGGGGTGCTGTGCGTGGTGGGCCTGCTGGCGTCGGCGGCGGCCATGGTGATCGGGTTCGTGCCGTCCTCGCAGTTCGGCGGCGGCAGCGTCTGGGCGTACATCGGGATCGTCGGCGGCGGTCTGCTGCTGCTGGGCGTGATCGTCCCGTTCGCCTTCCTGAAGGCCAGCAAGCCCTCGTGGCGCGACCCCGCGGCGGCCGCCGCCATCGCGGAGGAGACGGCATGAGCGGACGGAACGGGTGGAACGCCAGGAACGGGTGGAACACCAGGAGCGGACGGAGCGGGCGGAGCACCAGGAGCGGACGGAGCGGGCGGAGCACCAGGAGCGGACGGAACGTCAGGAGCGGCGGATGAGCACCCGGATGGCTTCCCAGCACAAGTGGATCTACGTGGGCGCGATCGTGCTGCTGGTCGCGATGGCGGTGGTCGGCCTGCTGACGTTCACCCAGCAGCACGCCACCAACCAGTCGTTCCGGAAGGCCGACGAGCTGATCTCGAAGCTGCAGGCGAACGGCTACCCGACGCCGGACCGGGAGCAGGTCGCCCGGACGCTGGGCACGGACGGCGGCGCGGTCTGCGAGGACCCGGCGAGCTCGCTGAAGACCGGCCTGCAGCGGGTGCAGATGTCGAACGGGGCGGACGGCCCCGGGCAGCGGCCGGTCATCGTCCCCGACCGGGTGGTGCAGGCGGAGGCGCTGATCCTGGGCGTGTACTGCCCGGACCAGTTGGACGAGTACCAGGACAAGATCGACGACATCAAGACCGGCGACACGATCCGGAACTGAGGGGAAGGGAGCAGCGATGACCACCGACACCGAACTCGCCGCCCGCATCGCGGCGCTGATGCCACGCGCCCAGCGGGACCTGGCCGAGCTGGTCGCCATCCCGTCGGTCGCCGACCCGCGGCAGCAGCCCCCGGAGAAGTGCCGCCAGGCCGCCGAGTGGGTGGCCGCCGCGTTCGCCGAGGCCGGGCTGCGGGACGTCCGGCTGGCGGAGACCCCGGACGGCAGCCACGCCGTCCTGGGGCACCGCCCGCCGCCGCCCGGTGCGCCGACCGTGCTGCTGTACTGCCACTACGACGTGCAGCCGCCGCTGGACGACTCGGCCTGGACCACGCCCCCGTTCGAGCTGACCGAGCGGGACGGGCGCTGGTACGGGCGGGGCACCGCGGACTGCAAGGGCAACGTCGTCATGCACCTCACCGCGCTGCGGGCGCTCGGCGACGACCTGCCGGTGGGGATCAAGCTGGTCGCCGAGGGCTCGGAGGAGCAGGGCACCGGCGGCCTGGAGGCGTACGTCCCGCAGCACCCCGAGGACCTGCACGCGGACGTGCTGCTGGTCTGCGACACCGGCAACGCGGCGGTCGGGGTGCCGACCGCGACCACCTCGCTGCGCGGTCTGGCGAACGTCGTGGTGACGGTGCGGACGCTGGAGTCGGACGTGCACTCCGGCATGTTCGGCGGCCCCGCCCCGGACGCGCTGGCCGCACTGGTCCGGATCCTGGACTCGCTGCGCGACGCCGAGGGCGGCACCCGGATCGACGGGCTGGACGGCGGCGGGACGTGGGACGGCGTCGGGTACGACGAGCAGCAGTTCCGCGCGGACGCGGGCGTGCTGGAGGGCGTCGGCCTGACCGGTTCCGGGACGGTCGCGGACCGGCTGTGGGCGCGCCCGGCGGTGACGGTGCTGGGCATCGACTGCGCGCCGGTGGTCGGCTCGGCGGCGGCGGTCCCGGGCACCGCCCGGGCCCGGGTCAGCCTGCGGGTGCCGCCCGGCATGGACCCGGGCACCGCGCAGGAGGCGCTGACCGCGCACCTGGTGGCGGCCGCGCCGTGGGGCGCCCGGGTCACGGTGGAGCCGGAGTCGAAGGGCTCGCCGTTCCGGGCCGCCACCGACGGGCGGGCGTACGCGGCGCTGGACGCGGCCGCGCGGGAGGTCTACGGGAAGCCGCTGTCCTTCCTCGGGCAGGGCGGGTCGATCCCGCTGTGCAACGTGCTGGCGGCGCAGTACCCGGAGTCGGAGATCATCCTGATGGGCGTGGAGGAGCCGCGCTGTCTGATCCACGCGCCGAACGAGAGCGTGGACCCGTCCGAGATCGAGCACATGGCCCGGGTGGAGGCGCTGTTCCTGCGCCACTACGCGGCCGCCGCCCACCGCTGATTCGAGAGGGAGAGCATGCCCGCGCCGTTCACCACCGCAGACTTCCAGGCCCGGATGGCCCGCGCCGCGACCGCCGCCGCGGACGCCGGGCTGGCCGGACTGGTCGTCACCCCCGGCCCCGACCTGACCTACCTGACCGGCTACCGGCCGACCGCGACGACCGAGCGGCTGACCGCCCTGGTGCTCGCGGCCGGAGCCGAACCGGTGCTGCTGGTACCGAAGTTGGAGCGCCCGGACGCCGAGCAGGCGCCGGGTGCGGAGGCCGTCCGGATGGCCGACTGGACGGACGGGAGCGACCCGTACGCGGCGCTCGCGCCGAACCTGGACGGCGGCGGCCGGTACGGGATCTCCGACAACGCCTGGGCGATGCACCTGCTCGGGCTGCAGCGGACGCTGCCGGGCACCTCGTACGCGGCGCTGACGGCGGTGCTGCCGATGCTGCGGGCGGTGAAGGACCACGACGAGCTGGAGCGGCTGGCCGCGGCCGGGGCGGCGGCGGACCTGGCGTACGGGGAGATCCTGGGGATGCCCTTCGTCGGGCGGACCGAGAACCAGGTGGCCGCCGACCTGGCCGCGCTGCTGATCAAGCACGGGCACAGCCAGGTCGACTTCACCGTGGTCGGCTCCGGGCCGAACGGGGCGAACCCGCACCACGAGGCCGGGGACCGGCTGATCCGGCGCGGCGACACCGTGGTGCTGGACTTCGGCGGGCTGAAGGACGGCTACGGCTCCGACACCACCCGCACCGTGTTCGTCGGCACCGAGCCGCCCGAGGAGGTGCTCGCCGTCCACGACCTGGTGCGGCGGGCCCAGCAGGCCGCGTTCGACGCCGTCGCGCCCGGGGTGACCTGCCAGGACATCGACCGGGTCGCCCGGAAGGTGATCACCGACGGCGGGTACGGCGAGTACTTCATCCACCGGGTCGGCCACGGCATCGGGCTCACCACCCACGAGCCGCCGTACATGGTGGAGGGCGAGACCCAGCCGCTGGTGCCCGGGATGTGCTTCTCGATCGAGCCGGGGGTCTACCTGCCGGGGCGGTTCGGCGTCCGGATCGAGGACATCGTGACCGTCACCGAGGACGGCGGGCTGCGGTTCAACGGGACGCCGCACGAGCTGGCCTTCGTGAACTGAGCCGGAGGCGGGGCGGGGAGGGCCGTCGGCGTTCCGGCGGCCCTCCGTCACGCCGGGGGCGGCTGGAGGTGGAAGGCCCGGCGCAGGGCGGAGAGCAGCGCGCGCAGGGCCGGGGGCGGGGCGGGGCGGTTGACCAGGGCGAGCAGGGCCGGGGTGGTGAGGTCGGCGACCGGGACGGGGACGAGGGCCGGGAACGCGGCGGCCATCGAGCGGCTGAGCACGGCCACGCCGAGGCCGCGGACGGCCAGGTCGGCGATCGCGGCGGCGGCGCCGGCCTCCAGGGCGATGTGCGGGGTGAGGCCGCGGGCGGCGCAGTCGCGGTCCAGGACGGCGCGCAGGCCGGTGCCGCGCGGCATGCAGACCAGCGGGTGGGCGAGCAGGTCGGCGAGGGCGGGGGCGGGGAGGTCCAGCAGCGGGTGGCCGGGCGGGACGGCGGCGACCACGGGTTCGCCGACCACCACGTGGGTGTCCAGGCCGTCCGGGGCGGGGGCGGGGCGGCCGATCAGGGCGAGGTCGAGGGCGCCGGTGCGGACGGCCTCGGTGAGGTGCTCGGAGTCGTCCTCCAGCAGGGCGAGTTCGACGCCGGGGTGGGCCCGGTGGAAGGCGGCCAGGCCGTCGAACAGCGGGGTGAGGGTGCAGCCGGCGACCATGCCCAGGCGCAGGCTGCCGCGCACCAGGCCACTCACCTCGCCGACCGCCTGCCCGACCGCGCGGGCGGCGGCCAGCGCCTGCCGGGCGTGCTCCAGGGCGGCCTTGCCCGCGACGGTGAGCGTCACCGCGCGGGCCGAGCGGTCGAACAGCTCGGCGCCCAACTCGCGCTCCAGCTGCCGGATCTGGGCGCTCACCCCGGACTGGCTGATGTGCACCCGCTCGGCGGCGCGGGTGAAGTTGCGCTCCTCGGCGACCGCGACGAAGTACTCCAGCTGCCTCAGCTCCATGACTCCTGATTCTAGTTCGGAACGCAACCAGCTGTTGGACTTCTGAACGGGGCGGGCGGAGGCTGGAGGCACAGAACGACGAGGAGGAGGCCGCGGTGAGCGAGTACGAGAAGGCGATGCGCCCGGAGGACCTGACCCGGCTGTTCGTGGAGCGCTCCAACGCGGGCGACGCCGACGGGGTCGCGGCGCTGTACGAGGAGAACGCGGTGCTGGCCTACCCGCCCGGGCAGGTGACGGTCGGCCGGGCGGCGATCCGGGAGCTGTGGGCGGAGGTGCTGACCCACCGGCCGCGGTTCACCCCCGAGCCGCCGCTGCCGACGCTGGCCGCGGACGGCATCGCGCTGACCGCGACCCCGCCGAAGGACGGCGCCGGGGCCCGCGCCCAGGTGGTGCGGCAGCAGCCGGACGGCAGCTGGCTGCGGCTGCTGGACCAGCCGGAGTTCCAGCGCCCGGACGGGGCGGCCTGACCGGCCGGGGGTCAGTCGGCCAGGAAGCGGGCCAGTTCGGCGGTGAAGGCGTCCGGGTTGTCCAGCATGACGTTGTGCCCGCAGTCCGGGACGGGCACCACCGCCACCCCGGCGGCCAGCAGTTCCGGCCCGCCGGGGTACGGGGCGTCGGAGCTCGGGTGGAGCAGGAGCCGGGGCACGGTCAGCGCGGCGAGCCGGGCGCGGACGGTCGGGTCGGTGCCGCGGACCAGGTGGACGGCGCTGCGGTGGAGCGCCTCGGGGCCGGCCAGGCGCAAGGTGGACCACCAGTGCGGGCCGACCAGGTCGCGGATCTCCCGCCAGCCGCCGGCCAGGTACTCGTCCTCGGAGTAGGAGGCGATGCCGCCCCCGCCGGCCCGGCCGCGCTCGGGGGTGCCCGGGTCCAGACTCGGGTCGACCAGCACCAGCCGGGCCACCAGGTGCGGGTGGCGGTCGGCGAGCAGGACGGCGATCGCGCCGCCCATGCTGTGGCCGATCACGTCGGCGCCCCGGACACCGGCCGCGGCGAGCAGCGCGGCGACCGCATCGGTGTGCTGCTCCAGGGTGTAGTCGAAGTCGGTGGGGCGGTCGCTGGTGCCGAAGCCCAGCAGGTCGACCAGCAGCGAGCGGGCGCCGACCAGTTCGGGGCGGGCGACGGTGGCCGCGTAGTACGGGGCGGCCGCGGCGCCGAGCCCGTGCAGGTAGACGCGGGGGCGGCCCCGGTCGCCGGGGATCTCGGTCCAGCGCATCAGGGCGCCGCTGGGGGTCACTTCGGCGGTGCGCACGGTTCGTCCTCCCGGGATGACGGTTATTACCTCGCCAGGACTATACATCGGCATCTATGCATAACGCAGGTGCGGGATGATGGTCCGGTGCTGGAACTGGCGATCCTCGGCTTCCTCTTCGAACAGCAGCTGCACGGCTACGAGCTGAAGCGGCGGGTGGCCCACCTGACCGGGCACGTCCGGCCCATCGCGGACGGCACCCTCTACCCCGCGATCAAGCGCCTGGAGCGGGCCGGGTGGCTGGTCCGGCAGACCGAGCCCGGCAGCCGGGCCGCGCCCCGGCACGTGCTCACCCTCACCGCCGACGGCCGGGCCGAGCTGCTGCGCCGGCTGCGGGACGCCGACGGCACCGAGATCACCGACGAGAACCACTGGTTCACCGTGCTCGCCTTCCTGCGCCACCTCGGCGACCCGGACGAGCAGTCCGCCGTGCTGGGGCGGCGGCTGGAGTTCCTGCGGCAGCCCAGCAGCTTCTTCTACGACGACGGGCGCCCGCTGGCCGCCGAGGAGCTGGACGACCCGTTCCGGCAGGGCCTGCTGGCGGTGGCCCGCGCCACCAGCCGGGCCGAACTGGACTGGCTGGAACGGACGTTGGCCGACCTGGCGGGACCCGCGGGCTGACCGGGCCGGCGCGCCGCCGGGCCCGTGCGAAACCGTGACACTTCTCCGGGCTCCCGACCGAAACCCGAACGCCCCTTCGAGCGTGTACCTCTTCCGGAAAGACCGGATGGAGGGGGACCCGTCGTGCGACGGATTTCGATGGTGGGCGCGGTTCTGGGCGGGGCGCTGCTGCTGACCGCGTGCGGCGGCGGGGGCGGCGGGGGCGGCGGCGGTTCCGACACGCCGGCCGGGGGGACGGCGAGCGGCCCGGTGCGGGCGAAGGCGTCCGCGGCGGTGCTGTCGATCGAGCCGGGGGACGGCGCGAAGGACGTGGCCCCGGGCGCGGTCAAGGTCTCGGTGGCGACCGGCAAGCTGACCGAGGTCAGCGTCACCGACCAGGACGGCAGGCCGGTCGAGGGCGCCATCGCCGCCGACAGCCTCACCTGGGCCCCGGCCCCCGGCGGCCTCGCGGTCGGCTCGACCTACCGGGTGAGCGCCCGGGCCGCCGACGCCGACGGCGTGGCCGCCACCGCCACCAGCACCTTCACCACGCTCGTCCCGCGGCGGACGGTCAAGGTTGAGGACAACGTGGTGACCGGCGAGGACTTCGGCGTCGGCATGATCGTCTCGGTGAACTTCGGCGGCGTGAAGGTCACGAACAAGGAGGCCGTCGAACGGGCCATCACGGTCGAGGCCTCGGACGGCACCCAGGTCAGGGGCCACTGGTTCGACGGCGACACCCGGCTCGACCTGCGCCCCGCCGAGTACTGGAAGCCCGGCACCACCGTCCAGGTCCACCTGCGCACCAAGAGCGTGGAGCTGGCCCCCGGCGTGTACGGCGCGACCCAGCGCGACGAGCACTTCACCATCGCCCGCTCCCGGATCAGCGAGGTCGACGCCCGCACCCACCAGATGGTGGTCAAGGAGGACGGCAAGCCGGACCAGACCATCGCGATCGTCGCGGGCACCGACGACAACCCCTCCTGGAACGGCACCATGGTCATCTCGGCGAAGAGCCGGATGGAGAAGATGACCTCCGAGGGCCAGACCAACCTCAAGGGCCCCGGCTACGAAGCGATGGAACCGCACGCGATGCGCCTGACCAGCTCCGGCACCTACCTGCACGGCAACCCGCAGGCCCGCGGCGTGGCCGGCCGCGCCAACATCAGCCACGGCTGCATCGGCATGCCCGACACCCCCGAGGGCAGCGACGACTCCGTCGCCGGGCAGGTCTACAACGCCTCGAAGATCGGCGACGTGGTGATCATCCGGAACTCGGTCAAGAAGGAGCGGCTGGACCCCGCCAACGGCCTCAGCGGCTGGACCCTGCCCTGGTCGCAGTGGTGACCGCGGGCTGATCGCGGGCTGACCGCGGGCTGATCGCGGGCTGACCGCGGCCCGCGGCGGCGGGCCTCAGCGGGTGCGGCGGCGGTAGTCGGCCGGGGTGGTGGCCAGGGTGCGGGCGAAGGCCCGGCGCATCGCCTCGGCCGAGCCGTACCCGCAGGAGCGGGCGACCTGCTCCACGCCGTCCCGGCTGTCCTCCAGCCGGCGGCGGGCCGCCTCCAGCCGGGCCCCGGCCACGTACCGGCCGGGGGTCATGCCGACGTCCGCGGCGAAGACCCGGGCGAATTGGCGCGGCGACAGCGCGGCCCGGCGGGCCAGCGACTCCACCGACAGGTCCTCCTCCGGGTGCTCGACGATCCAGCGCTGCACCTCGCGCACCGAGTCCCGCTCGGCGAGCTGCGCCGACAGCTGGGCGGAGAACTGGGCCTGGCCGCCGGGGCGGCGCAGGAACACCACCAGGTTGCGGGCGACCGCCAGCGCGACCTCCCGGCCCAGGTCCTCCTCCACCAGGTGCAGCGCCAGGTCGATGCCCGCGGTGACGCCCGCCGAGGACAGGAACCGGCCGTCCCGGACGTAGATCGGCTCCGGGTCGACGGTCAGCTCGGGGTGGCGGGCGGCCAGCGTCGCGCAGTGCCGCCAGTGGGTGGTGACCCGGCGGCCCGCCAGCAGGCCGGCCGCAGCGAGCAGGAAGGTGCCGGTGCACACCGAGACCACCCGCCCGGCGCCGGCCGCGAGTTCGGCGATCCGGGCGGGCAGTTCGGGCGCGACCTCGCCGCGGGTGCCGACGCCGCCCGGGACGAGCAGGGTGTGCGCGGGGGCGGCCAGGTCGAGGTCGGTGTCGGGCAGCAGGGTCAGCCCACTGCTGCTGCGCACCGGCCGCCCGCCGGGCGAGGCGGTGGTGACGGGGTGCCCGGCGCCGTGGAACACCTCCAGCGGGCCGGTGACGTCGAGGCTCTGCACCCCGTCGAACAGGACGATCAGCACGCTGCGGGTCGGCATGCTCCCAGGTTGGCGGAGCTCCCCGGTGGCAGCAAGGACGCGCACCCCACCTTTCCTGCCATCAGGCGTCGAGCCGCTTGTAGTAGTAGGTGGTGTCGGCGAGCGTGCCGTCCGGGGTGGCGGCGTGGCCGGGGACGGTGCCGAACGGCGTCCAGCCGGCCGAGCGGTAGAGGTGCTCGGCGGCGCTGCCGGTCTGGGTGTCGAGCAGCAGCAGGGTGACGCCG
The window above is part of the Kitasatospora sp. NA04385 genome. Proteins encoded here:
- a CDS encoding LysR family transcriptional regulator, translated to MELRQLEYFVAVAEERNFTRAAERVHISQSGVSAQIRQLERELGAELFDRSARAVTLTVAGKAALEHARQALAAARAVGQAVGEVSGLVRGSLRLGMVAGCTLTPLFDGLAAFHRAHPGVELALLEDDSEHLTEAVRTGALDLALIGRPAPAPDGLDTHVVVGEPVVAAVPPGHPLLDLPAPALADLLAHPLVCMPRGTGLRAVLDRDCAARGLTPHIALEAGAAAAIADLAVRGLGVAVLSRSMAAAFPALVPVPVADLTTPALLALVNRPAPPPALRALLSALRRAFHLQPPPA
- a CDS encoding nuclear transport factor 2 family protein, whose protein sequence is MSEYEKAMRPEDLTRLFVERSNAGDADGVAALYEENAVLAYPPGQVTVGRAAIRELWAEVLTHRPRFTPEPPLPTLAADGIALTATPPKDGAGARAQVVRQQPDGSWLRLLDQPEFQRPDGAA
- a CDS encoding alpha/beta fold hydrolase, with translation MRTAEVTPSGALMRWTEIPGDRGRPRVYLHGLGAAAAPYYAATVARPELVGARSLLVDLLGFGTSDRPTDFDYTLEQHTDAVAALLAAAGVRGADVIGHSMGGAIAVLLADRHPHLVARLVLVDPSLDPGTPERGRAGGGGIASYSEDEYLAGGWREIRDLVGPHWWSTLRLAGPEALHRSAVHLVRGTDPTVRARLAALTVPRLLLHPSSDAPYPGGPELLAAGVAVVPVPDCGHNVMLDNPDAFTAELARFLAD
- a CDS encoding PadR family transcriptional regulator: MLELAILGFLFEQQLHGYELKRRVAHLTGHVRPIADGTLYPAIKRLERAGWLVRQTEPGSRAAPRHVLTLTADGRAELLRRLRDADGTEITDENHWFTVLAFLRHLGDPDEQSAVLGRRLEFLRQPSSFFYDDGRPLAAEELDDPFRQGLLAVARATSRAELDWLERTLADLAGPAG
- a CDS encoding Ig-like domain-containing protein, encoding MVGAVLGGALLLTACGGGGGGGGGGSDTPAGGTASGPVRAKASAAVLSIEPGDGAKDVAPGAVKVSVATGKLTEVSVTDQDGRPVEGAIAADSLTWAPAPGGLAVGSTYRVSARAADADGVAATATSTFTTLVPRRTVKVEDNVVTGEDFGVGMIVSVNFGGVKVTNKEAVERAITVEASDGTQVRGHWFDGDTRLDLRPAEYWKPGTTVQVHLRTKSVELAPGVYGATQRDEHFTIARSRISEVDARTHQMVVKEDGKPDQTIAIVAGTDDNPSWNGTMVISAKSRMEKMTSEGQTNLKGPGYEAMEPHAMRLTSSGTYLHGNPQARGVAGRANISHGCIGMPDTPEGSDDSVAGQVYNASKIGDVVIIRNSVKKERLDPANGLSGWTLPWSQW
- a CDS encoding GlxA family transcriptional regulator, producing MPTRSVLIVLFDGVQSLDVTGPLEVFHGAGHPVTTASPGGRPVRSSSGLTLLPDTDLDLAAPAHTLLVPGGVGTRGEVAPELPARIAELAAGAGRVVSVCTGTFLLAAAGLLAGRRVTTHWRHCATLAARHPELTVDPEPIYVRDGRFLSSAGVTAGIDLALHLVEEDLGREVALAVARNLVVFLRRPGGQAQFSAQLSAQLAERDSVREVQRWIVEHPEEDLSVESLARRAALSPRQFARVFAADVGMTPGRYVAGARLEAARRRLEDSRDGVEQVARSCGYGSAEAMRRAFARTLATTPADYRRRTR